The Bubalus bubalis isolate 160015118507 breed Murrah chromosome 21, NDDB_SH_1, whole genome shotgun sequence genome segment GGGGCCTCCATCTTGCCTGTTCTCCCAGATTACCTAGCCACACTGCCCCTTCCCCAGAAAGCTCAGGATCACTGATTTCTGGAAACTGCTTAAGTCCAAAAGATTTTTAGAACACCAAGAGTCCCTTTCCTATTCCACTTTCCAGGGACATCCCTATTCAGCAACCCCTGTTTTCAGGGCATCCCTGTGAGTTCTGCAGAGGAGGAGGGCTTACTCCACATCATTTGGAAAACAGATGTCCGTCCTTACACGTTACTTTAGCGGCCTCACAAATGCGTATGAAAAAGCAGGTGGTCATCTGCAGAGTTAACCTCCCTGGACTTGCCAGGCAGCCCCAGCACAGATCACAGTGCCATCCAGTTTTGTGACAAGTGTGGGTTCGCAGGGGAGGCTGGAGGGGGTAGATGGACGGCCTGCTCTGCAGAGGGATGGGGACAGAGGACAAGGGCAACGAGGAGGCAGGCGCCCGGGGGGCAGACAGGGGTGGGGTCAGGGGGCCGGCTGCAGGATGAGCTGGGTAATTTCTGCCCTGCTGCCCAGACGCATGGGTATCCCATAATAGGCTGTGCCTGGGCTCACGTATACAAATGTAGTCTCGGCCACCTGGTAGAGACCAGCAAAGAAGGGGTTCAGGAGATAGGCTGCCACGTTCAAGGGGAAGATCTGCCCAGCATGCGTGTGCCCAGAAAGGATCAGGTTAATATCTGGCCGGGCCTGGAGGGCTCTCTTGGCAGCCAGGGGCTGGTGAGCTAGCAGGATGGTAGGGTGGTCtgggctgcagccctccagggcCTTCTCCAGGTCCATGCCATGGCCAGTGTAGTGCAGGATGTTCGCTTCGATGTCGTCCACCCCAGCCAGGCAGATCCAGTCGTCGTCCTCATGGTGGGCCCCGGTAGCAGAAATCCTCACGTTCTCATTGTGGAGGGGCTGGACGTTCAGAGACATCAGCAGCGCAAACCAGTTGCTGACATCCGACGTGTAGTACTCATGATTGCCCGTGACGAAGTAGGTGCCCAGGCGTGAACGCAGCTGGCCCAGAGGAGCCACGGCCGTGCGCAGGACAGAGGCTTCAGAATCGCACAGGTCGCCCACGATCACTGTGACGTCCGGCTCCAGCGTGTTCACCATCCTTACGAACATGTCCATCTTGGTCCTGCCCACCGTGGGACCCAGGTGGATGTCCGAGAGGAGCACGATCTTGAGGCTGTTCATGGAGGGGGGCAGCCGATGCACGGGCACCTCCACAGTGGTCACCGCTGGGGGCTGGGCAGCGTTCAGCAGCCCCACCACGCTGAGCACAGTGGTTACCATCACTGCCAGTGCCGGCCGGAGGGCCAGCTTCCTGGTCTTGTCAAGACTGCCCACCGCCCTGCCGGCACGCCAGGCCAGGAGCTGGTAGGCCTGCTCCATGCCGCTGAGGACACAAAGGAAGCAGAGCATGATGACATACGCCCCGAGGCAGGTATAGGCAACCAGGGAAAAGAGATAGGGCTCCTCGGCCACTAGAAAGATCATGGTGAAGAAGCTGGAATGCGCTAGGGCCAGGAAGGTCGCGACGATCATCTTCCAGAGTTGGAAGCAGGCTGACTCTGCAGCCGGGGAATGCCTGAGGTTGCTGACGGTGCTGCGCCAGATGTAGATGGAGCCGAGGAGCATGAGCGAGTTGACAAACAGAGCGAGCTGCAGGCGGAACAGGCATCGCCAGGCCCTGAACTCCAAGCTCTCCGCCAGGTAGGACCGGGAGACAATCATGGACACGAAGACAGTCCCGGCAGCCAGGGCGGCCTTTGCGCCCAGGGACAGCTGCCTGAAGATCGCCATTGCCTCAGCTCCTAAGAGGATACCCCGCCAGCTCTGTGCGGGTGAGCTCTGGAAGGTGAGTTCCTTAGATAGGACAGTGGCCAAGGACAGGTTTCCAGGTCAACTCCTCCTGCAACCAGGAACCGGCATCAGCTTTGTGGGATATGAAAGCTTTCTTGTCCCCTGTCAAAAACTGAAGGCCACTTACATCTGTCCAACCAGCCTTGAACCCAAGCTACTCAAGTACCAGTCAGCTGCACACTTTATCAGTGAACTACAAATACACTTTGTAACAGGATGGGCAGTGTCACTTTCTTACAGTTCTCTGCATCTTTCAAGTATTTCCACAACATGTATATGaacatttataataagaaaaacattattctaaatcagcggttctcaaagtgtggtccagggaGACCCTTTGGCtgttggggttgggggggaaggagggggtgtCCACTGACTGTTTTCAAAAACAGCACTAAGCCATAACCATTCTCTCATGAGTGTACAGTGAAGTTTCCAGAGGTTACATGACATGTGATATGGCAAAACTGAATGCAGAAGTAGCTACGAGCATTCAACAGTCCTCTATTAAGACAGACATGAATGGAAACaagtatacatatggctgagtccctttgctgtccacctgaaactaccacaacattgttaatcagctaaacctcaatacaaaataaaaaatttaaagtttgaaaaaaacaaagtctaatctccaaaaaaaaccccaaaaacacATGAAAGAGATTGGCAAAAATGTACAATGTCACTTTGTGCCCTAAAAACTGGAGAGaacaacttattaaaaaatatatatatatatatagtttattaaCATATAGTTTTAAATGTTCTAACTTCTAGGACAGTTACAGTTTGAGAACCGCTGTTCTAAAGTGTAAACCAGGAAGCCATGGACAGCTAGtctgctggaattttttttcagcTGTAGCCCAAGAAGGGGAACTGAGGCAACTGACAAAAAGATTCCTGGGGTGGAGCCAGTCTCCTGGTTGGTTCTCATAGCTGGCTGGCTCCCAGACAAAAAACTGCAAGGGAACTACAGACCTGGATAGACAAAGGTTAGCAAATATTCATTTGAGGTGACCTTTTCCCAATAAGACCTAAAACGAAAATATTTTCAGCAGTTGTTTTCCAAGTAAAATTCTCAACCTTGCTTTTAGATAAATGtaggcctttttttcttttttctgctctaGGCACTTTATAAAAAGCCTCTTATCAGAAGGTGTAATTTGCAAGTCAAGTTCACCAGCTTCTACTTATAAAACAAGCCCTAGACTCAGCCCACCGGAACTCTGGAGGAACCAAAATTAGTTCCCAGAAAGTGTAGAGAGAAAGGCGCCCGTTTCAAGTCCCCACTCTCACCTCCCAGCTCagatctccccacccccacctttccAAGGCCAGGATGTTGACCTGCACAGGAGCGATCCCGAGTTCCCTCGGCCACTACCTTAGCTCTGCCGGGTAGACTGAGGCTGTCCTTCTCCCGCAATCGTGCACGACTCTTCCCCAGCTCCCCGCCCCCCGCGTCCCCGCCCCAGCGCATACCTCGCCCGGCCAGACCTCCCTCCAGCAACGCTGGCGGACACCTGCAGCCTGCCCCTCGCCCACCGTCAAACGCTGAAGCTCTGAAAAATCCAAGCCTTAAAAGTAGGCGGAGGGAAGTAGCGAGACGGGCAAGAGACGTCCTCAAAGAGAACACCCCGAAGGTAATTAATCCAATGTTCCCATTGCTGGGGCCTCTCGTGACCCCACTATTCTCCTTCCGGAGCGCTCCAGAGAGCGCAGGCAAGAGAGGCACGCCAAGCCCGAGCCTCCGGCGCCCTCCAAGAACGCGCGCTACTCAGAATCCCACTCCCGGAAACCCGCAAAGCTGGAAAGCACCTCATCTCAGCCCTTGGTTGCATCGATAAGGAAGTGGCTTTCGGCGACAGAGGCGGCAGGAGCGGAACTCACAAGCTACAGAGCTACTGGTAAGGACGAGCGCCCCGCCCGGCCCGCCTCCGATGGGAGGGCCGGCCCACTGCCTGAGCTTCCCCGGTAGCCGGGCGGGCCCGGGCGTGCCTCGGGGGTCCCAGGACCTCCGCCCTGTGGGGCCCCAGGTGGCCGCAGCCCCAGTTCCCCGCCAGCGTTTCCCCGATTCATCATTTGTGCGCGGGGGTCCTGTGGACTTACGTGCAAACCACGCGCAGAGCCCAGCAGCAGCGGCACCAGCAGCAGGGCGAGGAGGCGAACGACCTCCGGCATGTCCACTCTCGGGCCTCCCGGCTCTGCCGTCAGCCGGGGAAGCCGTTCGGTGTCACTTGACCGAGGACCGGGGGCCTGGTCCCGCCCCGCGCCGCCtccgccccgcgccccgccccgccgccgcaGCCGCGGAGCCCGGAGCCAGGGTAGCCGAGAGCCTGGGGCCACACGCGGCCGCGTGACTGCAGGGCAGTGTTATCTGACCTCGGCGGGCCTCCGCCTGAGGGAGGAACCTTTTGCAAAGACTCAGGAGTACTCGCTGTCAGCAGCTTGATAACGCACCTCCGGTTTGGACTTTAACAAGGGTCTCCTTGCTCCCCGGCTTCCTGGACACGACAGAAACGGAGCAGTTAAACCTAAGTGGACTAGATGGATCCTCAGCCTTTCATAGGGGCAGTCTGGAAAACAACCAGGGGTCCGCCAAGTGTGGTCCCTGATCCAATCTTCTATCTGGTACGTGTTAGAATTGGAAATAACGAGTCCTCGCCCAAGGGATAACCCTAGGGATAGCGTCCAGAAATCTATTTTTACAACCCTCCAGACAGCACGCAAAGCTTGAGAACCATTCTTCCAGGTTACTGATACATTAAGAGATGTGGTTCAACTGTGGCGAAATCTTCAGGAATTCCAGGCAACCCTCAAGGCACCCGGGTCTCCggaatttttatttcatgctGGGTTTTGAGAGATGAGTACCAACAGCTCCCATCTTTCAGTTTTGCACTTAAGCCACTCAACATCCCTGTGATGCAAGCAGATCTGTCAAGTGGGCGTGCAATATCTAGTATGATCTCTTTTCTACACTTGGGGAAAGGGAGACTCTTCTGTGAGTTAACCagtccaggactgctgctgctgctaagtcgcttcagttgtgtccagaacTGCTGGTTACCCCTAGATCTGAACCTAAAGTTGTCTTTTCCTACCTGGTTGCCAAAACTCTCTGCAAATCCCCCCTTTGCATCACTGCACTTTAATCAACTTTAatcaaaactgagtctcagaggaaGGCGCCTTTAGGGAAATcgctttcaaatatatatatgtatatatattttccagctttattgagttacGATTAACATTCTACTGTTGTGGAATCCGGAATCACAAAACACAAGATGGTGTGGAGTACTGTTTATTACTGCCAGCAGGTCCAAGGGAATCAGTTCCCAACAAGGACCTCGATGGTTCCCAGAGGCCGGGTTTTATAACCatcacccctcacccccatccccaccacgtGAGTGGTTACATGTTAGCAAACTCTTTGTTGTATAGGACTGAGTTTTACAACAAGTAGGTGCTAGGAGAA includes the following:
- the TMPPE gene encoding transmembrane protein with metallophosphoesterase domain, with product MAIFRQLSLGAKAALAAGTVFVSMIVSRSYLAESLEFRAWRCLFRLQLALFVNSLMLLGSIYIWRSTVSNLRHSPAAESACFQLWKMIVATFLALAHSSFFTMIFLVAEEPYLFSLVAYTCLGAYVIMLCFLCVLSGMEQAYQLLAWRAGRAVGSLDKTRKLALRPALAVMVTTVLSVVGLLNAAQPPAVTTVEVPVHRLPPSMNSLKIVLLSDIHLGPTVGRTKMDMFVRMVNTLEPDVTVIVGDLCDSEASVLRTAVAPLGQLRSRLGTYFVTGNHEYYTSDVSNWFALLMSLNVQPLHNENVRISATGAHHEDDDWICLAGVDDIEANILHYTGHGMDLEKALEGCSPDHPTILLAHQPLAAKRALQARPDINLILSGHTHAGQIFPLNVAAYLLNPFFAGLYQVAETTFVYVSPGTAYYGIPMRLGSRAEITQLILQPAP